Proteins from one Sphingomonas sp. HF-S4 genomic window:
- a CDS encoding SPOR domain-containing protein — MKFPIALAGALLIAAPACAQGDPVKAGVEAYERGDYRTAVAQWRGPADKGNADAQFNMGQAYKLGRGVPADLKQAEIWYRKAALQGHEQAEGYYGLALFENGKKAEAAPWLQRAVSRDDARAQYILGIMLFNGDGVKKDWVRAYALMVRSSGSGLDAAVKARAQMDQYMPMDDRQQGLALSRKYDEEFGRGGRPLPPVEVAADTRATPAPTTSRPTPPPPAVTRPTPRPTPPAPAPVAAAPARDGGWRVQLGAFGEPGNARKLWSQVSGRFPGRQPSYVKAGALTKLLVGPYASRAAAASACASIKPCVPVTR; from the coding sequence GGCGCCCTCCTGATCGCCGCGCCGGCCTGCGCGCAGGGCGATCCCGTCAAAGCCGGCGTCGAAGCCTATGAGCGCGGCGACTATCGCACCGCCGTCGCGCAGTGGCGCGGCCCGGCCGACAAGGGCAATGCCGACGCGCAGTTCAACATGGGCCAGGCCTACAAGCTCGGCCGCGGCGTCCCCGCCGACTTGAAGCAGGCCGAAATATGGTATCGCAAGGCCGCGCTCCAGGGCCATGAGCAGGCCGAGGGCTATTACGGCCTGGCGCTGTTCGAGAATGGCAAGAAGGCCGAGGCCGCGCCGTGGCTCCAGCGCGCAGTCAGCCGCGACGATGCGCGGGCGCAGTACATCCTCGGCATCATGCTGTTCAACGGCGACGGGGTGAAGAAGGACTGGGTCCGCGCCTATGCGCTGATGGTGCGTTCGTCAGGCTCGGGGCTCGACGCCGCGGTCAAGGCGCGCGCGCAGATGGACCAATATATGCCGATGGACGACCGCCAGCAGGGGCTGGCGCTCTCGCGGAAATATGACGAGGAATTCGGCCGCGGCGGCCGCCCGCTGCCGCCGGTCGAAGTCGCGGCGGACACGCGGGCCACGCCGGCGCCGACCACCAGCCGTCCGACGCCGCCGCCCCCCGCGGTCACTCGGCCTACACCCCGCCCGACCCCGCCGGCACCCGCGCCCGTCGCCGCAGCACCCGCACGCGACGGCGGCTGGCGCGTCCAGCTCGGCGCGTTCGGCGAGCCCGGCAATGCGCGGAAGCTGTGGAGCCAGGTAAGCGGGCGCTTCCCCGGCCGCCAGCCTTCCTACGTCAAGGCAGGCGCGCTGACCAAGCTGCTGGTCGGCCCCTATGCTTCGCGCGCGGCGGCGGCTTCGGCCTGCGCCAGCATCAAGCCGTGCGTGCCGGTCACCCGCTGA
- a CDS encoding MipA/OmpV family protein — MIKALLATAALPALLLATGAAAQDETPQPRRYRVALGPQVVPSYPGADKMIVTPLIEVSSTRLEEFRYKSGDQSAGIALVNTPRFAIGPSFNIEGSRRRKETDLPVDEVGISVEAGAFADVWLGSSIRARGEIRQGITGHKALVGNVSLDYVARDGDKWLFSLGPRVTLSDSKYQRAYFGVNTNAAARTGLPVYSPGGGLQAAGAAATALYQFDERWGIYGFAKYDRLVQDAADSPIVRSIGSRNQFSGGAALTFTFGGSR; from the coding sequence ATGATCAAAGCGCTCCTGGCGACTGCCGCCCTCCCCGCCCTCCTCCTCGCGACCGGTGCGGCCGCGCAGGACGAGACTCCTCAACCCCGCCGCTATCGCGTGGCGCTCGGCCCGCAGGTGGTCCCATCCTATCCGGGCGCGGACAAGATGATCGTCACGCCGCTCATCGAAGTCTCGAGCACGCGTTTGGAGGAATTCCGCTACAAGTCGGGTGACCAGAGCGCGGGGATCGCACTGGTCAACACCCCGCGCTTCGCGATCGGCCCCTCGTTCAACATCGAAGGCAGCCGCCGCCGCAAGGAAACCGACCTGCCGGTCGACGAAGTCGGCATTTCGGTGGAAGCAGGCGCGTTCGCCGATGTGTGGCTCGGCTCGTCGATCCGCGCGCGCGGTGAAATCCGGCAGGGCATCACCGGGCACAAGGCGCTGGTGGGCAATGTCAGCCTCGATTATGTCGCGCGGGACGGCGATAAGTGGCTCTTCTCGCTCGGGCCGCGCGTCACCCTCTCCGACAGCAAGTACCAGCGCGCCTATTTCGGCGTGAACACCAACGCGGCCGCGCGCACCGGCCTGCCGGTCTATTCGCCGGGCGGCGGGCTCCAGGCGGCTGGCGCCGCCGCGACCGCGCTCTACCAGTTCGACGAACGCTGGGGCATCTACGGCTTCGCGAAGTACGACCGCCTGGTGCAGGACGCCGCCGATTCGCCGATCGTCCGGTCGATCGGCTCGCGCAATCAGTTCTCGGGCGGCGCCGCACTCACCTTCACCTTCGGCGGCAGCCGGTAG
- a CDS encoding VOC family protein, protein MEAQELHRGRLIDHLHLVVRDLAASRRFYEALLEVLGVPIGGAAEDYFWADELFVSTADSDAAQGNLTGRHHLAFQARDRAAVEAFHKAGLAAGGTDNGAPGERPYHPGYYAAFLLDPDGNNIEAVFHGPHQRSSDSIRINFDS, encoded by the coding sequence GTGGAAGCGCAGGAACTGCATCGCGGGCGGCTGATAGACCACCTCCATCTGGTCGTCCGCGATCTAGCAGCAAGCCGGCGCTTCTACGAAGCCTTGCTCGAAGTCCTCGGCGTGCCGATCGGCGGCGCCGCCGAGGATTATTTCTGGGCGGACGAGCTGTTCGTCTCCACTGCGGACAGCGATGCGGCGCAAGGCAACCTCACCGGCCGCCACCATCTTGCCTTCCAGGCCAGGGACCGGGCGGCGGTGGAGGCCTTCCACAAGGCGGGCCTCGCCGCGGGCGGCACCGACAATGGCGCGCCGGGCGAGCGGCCCTATCATCCCGGCTATTACGCCGCCTTCCTCCTCGATCCCGATGGCAACAATATCGAGGCGGTCTTCCACGGCCCGCACCAGCGCAGCAGCGACTCGATCCGAATCAATTTCGACAGCTAA